One genomic segment of Impatiens glandulifera chromosome 6, dImpGla2.1, whole genome shotgun sequence includes these proteins:
- the LOC124941611 gene encoding protein FAR1-RELATED SEQUENCE 5-like, which translates to MTFDSENELREYYNAYAQSKDFGICKLGARNGQDGKQKWFSIACAKNGVFTSKGKNILQLRPSIKTNCKAKINVAVRNEYEFEITSVYLEHNHILSPGKSRHIRSHKVLDSIAKRRLEVNDVARIPLSKTFQSIMVEAGGYENLNFDERSCRNFISKARRLRLGNGDAEALCQYFNRMQSRCLNFYYLYDLDEESRIKNVFWADGRCRAAYEYFSDVITFDTTYLTNRYDMHFAPFFGVNHHGQSILLGCGLLSSEDSEIMSLLKNN; encoded by the exons ATGACTTTTGATTCTGAAAATGAACTTCGTGAGTATTATAATGCTTACGCACAATCAAAGGATTTTGGCATTTGTAAGTTAGGAGCAAGAAATGGGCAAGATGGAAAGCAAAAGTGGTTCTCCATTGCATGTGCTAAAAATGGTGTATTTACTTCAAAagggaaaaatattttacaacttAGACCTTCCATCAAGACGAATTGTAAGGCTAAGATTAACGTTGCTGTTAGGAATGAGTATGAATTTGAGATTACTAGTGTCTACCTTGAGCACAACCATATATTGAGCCCGGGAAAGTCTAGACATATTAGATCTCACAAAGTTCTAGATTCAATTGCGAAGAGAAGATTGGAAGTAAACGACGTAGCTAGAATACCTTTGTCAAAAACATTTCAATCTATTATGGTTGAAGCTGGAGGATATGAGAATTTGAACTTTGATGAGAGAAGTTGTAGAAATTTTATTTCGAAAGCTAGAAGGTTGAGGTTAGGAAATGGTGATGCCGAAGCTCTTTGTCAATATTTCAACCGAATGCAAAGtagatgtttaaatttttattatctttatgaTCTAGACGAGGAATCCCGGATAAAGAATGTATTTTGGGCTGATGGTAGATGTAGGGCTGCTTATGAGTATTTTTCGGATGTCATAACTTTTGacacaacatatttgacaaaccGCTATGACATGCATTTTGCTCCTTTTTTCGGGGTTAATCATCATGGACAATCTATTTTGCTCGGATGTGGCTTACTATCTAGTGAGGATTCTGA GATCATGTCTCTACTTAAGAACAATTGA
- the LOC124943998 gene encoding uncharacterized protein LOC124943998, giving the protein MFYSFHSIKNFNESVAMEFMTRFLMKFMIMMEYIELRVCLINPPSLMILSSKQEKSIQPYLLNMIFLPVIFWVFDNLYSNEITSVAVAVNAIRAGSDPEATAQKIAAFARQSGDDKMRSTPFSTAAQKAGFRYSVCV; this is encoded by the exons ATGTTCTATAGTTTTCATTctatcaaaaatttcaatgaATCAGTTGCCATGGAATTCATGACAAGATTCCTAATGAAGTTTATGATTATGATGGAGTATATAGAactaagggtttgtttgataaATCCGCCAAGCTTAATGATTTTATCCTCCAAACAGGAGAAGTCGATCCAACCATACCTGCTAAACATGATCTTCCTACCTGTGATCTTTTGG GTGTTTGATAACTTGTACAGCAATGAGATAACCTCTGTTGCTGTTGCTGTGAATGCCATTCGAGCTGGGTCGGATCCTGAAGCCACAGCTCAAAAGATTGCAGCTTTTGCAAGACAGAGTGGAGATGATAAGATGAGATCAACCCCATTCTCAACAGCTGCCCAAAAAGCTGGTTTTCGTTATTCTGTGTGTGTATGA
- the LOC124942705 gene encoding tetraspanin-10-like encodes MSSGASTFLTRWINFLTMLLAVAVVIFGVWMSKHHDGCHKSLTIPVLCLAAIIFLVSITGFLGALKNNSILLWIYLILLCCILLVILMFTVLAFIVTNNGSGHRTTDLRYKEYHLQDYSPWFLKQLNNTHKWEELRSCLVKSADCISLSRKYKNLKQYKEAKLTPIEGGCCRPPSECGFPAVNSSYYDLSFHPISSNKDCKVYKNAKAIKCYNCDSCKAGVAEYMKMEWTVVAIFNVGLFVILLLIYFVGCCARRNLGNRRRFSKV; translated from the exons ATGAGTTCAGGTGCAAGCACATTTTTAACCAGATGGATCAATTTCTTGACAATG CTTTTAGCTGTGGCTGTTGTGATTTTTGGAGTGTGGATGAGCAAACATCACGATGGTTGTCATAAATCATTAACAATTCCTGTTCTTTGTCTGGCTGCAATTATATTTCTTGT GTCCATTACTGGGTTCTTGGGTGCATTGAAGAACAACTCTATCTTGCTATGGATT TATTTGATCTTGCTATGCTGTATCTTGCTGGTTATCTTAATGTTCACAGTTTTAGC gtTCATAGTAACAAACAATGGATCGGGTCATAGAACAACTGACTTGAG ATATAAAGAGTATCATCTTCAAGATTACAGTCCATGGTTTCTAAAACAG CTGAATAATACACACAAATGGGAAGAATTGAGGAGTTGTCTTGTGAAATCTGCTGATTGTATAAGCTTGTCTCGGAAATATAAG AATCTTAAACAATATAAGGAAGCAAAACTTACACCTATTGAAGGTGGTTGTTGCAGACCTCCATCCGA GTGTGGTTTTCCTGCTGTTAATTCGTCGTACTATGACTTGAGTTTTCATCCGATTAGTTCAAATAAAGATTGCAAAGTTTACAAAAATGCAAAGGCAATTAAGTGCTACAACTGTGATTCCTGCAA GGCGGGAGTTGCTGAATACATGAAAATGGAATGGACAGTTGTGGCGATATTTAACGTTGGCCTATTTGTTATCTTG TTGCTTATCTACTTTGTTGGATGCTGCGCAAGACGAAATCTTGGAAATAGAAGAAGATTTTCAAAAGTTTGA